From the Leifsonia sp. AG29 genome, one window contains:
- a CDS encoding sugar ABC transporter permease: MTKAAETPAELAADLQDERLIREEGLRGAVRGFGRRVRGGDLGSLPVVVGLIVIWVVFQLLNPNFLSANNLVNLTLQCAAIGTISIGIVLVLLLGQIDLSVGSVSGVAAAILGVGFTQLHWPLALTLIVAILAGSAIGLLYGFLFTRFGVPSFVITLAGLLGFLGVQLWILGPNSSINLPYDSWIVQFAQQMFLPPWAAYALAVIAAGGMFWSDWRRNARRRKAGLSEGSMTLVLIKAVLLLIGLCISVWYLSTDRGTGAMFLFFVILVIVMNFLLTRTRWGRSVFAVGGSVEAARRAGIKVNRVFISVFILCSTFAAVGGILAAARLASVGAGSGGTDTNLNAIAAAVIGGTSLFGGRGSAWSALLGILVIQSISNGLTLLNLDSSYRFMITGAVLLLAVIIDSLSRRSRESHGQA, encoded by the coding sequence ATGACCAAGGCAGCAGAGACCCCGGCCGAGTTGGCGGCCGACCTCCAGGACGAGCGGCTGATCCGCGAGGAGGGACTGCGAGGCGCGGTCCGCGGGTTCGGTCGCCGCGTGCGCGGCGGCGACCTCGGATCCCTCCCGGTCGTCGTCGGCCTGATCGTGATCTGGGTCGTGTTCCAGCTCCTGAACCCCAACTTCCTGAGCGCCAACAACCTGGTCAACCTGACCCTCCAGTGCGCCGCGATCGGCACCATCTCGATCGGCATCGTGCTCGTGCTGCTGCTCGGCCAGATCGACCTGTCGGTCGGCTCCGTCAGCGGCGTGGCCGCGGCGATCCTGGGCGTCGGTTTCACCCAGCTGCACTGGCCGCTCGCGCTGACCCTCATCGTCGCGATCCTCGCGGGCAGCGCCATCGGCCTGCTGTACGGCTTCCTCTTCACGCGGTTCGGCGTGCCGAGCTTCGTGATCACGCTCGCCGGCCTCCTCGGGTTCCTCGGGGTCCAGCTGTGGATCCTCGGCCCGAACAGCTCGATCAACCTCCCGTACGACTCCTGGATCGTCCAGTTCGCCCAGCAGATGTTCCTCCCGCCGTGGGCGGCCTACGCCCTGGCGGTCATCGCCGCGGGCGGCATGTTCTGGTCGGACTGGCGCCGGAACGCGCGCCGCCGCAAGGCCGGGCTCTCCGAGGGCTCGATGACGCTCGTGCTGATCAAGGCCGTCCTCCTCCTCATCGGGCTGTGCATCAGCGTCTGGTACCTGTCCACCGACCGCGGCACGGGGGCCATGTTCCTGTTCTTCGTGATCCTCGTCATCGTGATGAACTTCCTCCTCACCCGCACCCGCTGGGGCCGTTCGGTCTTCGCGGTCGGCGGGTCGGTGGAGGCCGCACGCCGCGCCGGCATCAAGGTGAACCGCGTGTTCATCAGCGTCTTCATCCTCTGCTCGACGTTCGCGGCGGTCGGCGGCATCCTGGCGGCGGCCCGGCTCGCCTCCGTGGGCGCCGGCTCGGGAGGCACGGACACCAACCTCAACGCGATCGCGGCGGCGGTCATCGGCGGGACGAGCCTGTTCGGCGGACGCGGCTCGGCGTGGTCGGCCCTCCTCGGCATCCTCGTGATCCAGTCCATCTCGAACGGCCTCACGCTGCTGAACCTCGACTCCTCCTACCGCTTCATGATCACGGGCGCGGTGCTGCTGCTCGCCGTGATCATCGACTCGCTGTCGCGGCGGTCGCGGGAGTCGCACGGGCAGGCCTAG